A region of the Litchfieldia alkalitelluris genome:
TTTTTTATTTTTTAACTTTAGGTAAAATCTTTTGAAGAGGTACCTTACGCTCTCTATTCCATGTGGATGAATCCTTTGGATCAAACTGTTCTAAAAACGCAATAACTTCTTTTGTAATCGGAGTAGGTGTCGAAGCACCTGCCGTTACAGCCACATTTTTTGCGTCTAACAACCATTCCACTTGAATCTCACTCACGTCAGCCACACGATATGCCTTTGTACCAGCAATCTCAATTGAAACTTGCGCCAAGCGGTTTGAATTGTTACTTTTTGGATCACCGACTACAATTGTTACATCGGCAGCCTTTGCCTGCTCCGCCACAGCTTCTTGCCTTACTTGAGTTGCAAGGCAGATTTCACGATGTATTTCTGTTTGTGGATACTTTTCCTGCACTTTTTCCATGATATGTTGAACATCCCATTGACTCATTGTTGTTTGGTTTGTAACAATGATTTTATTGCTTCCGATGTTAAGATTCTCTACATCAGTAATTGTTTCAACTAGATGTACAATTTCAGGAGCAACCCCGACCGCACCCTCCGGCTCAGGATGTCCTTTTTTTCCAATGTATATAATTTGATACCCTTCAGCTTTTTTCTCGTTTATTAAATCGTGAGTTTTAGTTACATCAGGGCAGGTTGCATCAATTGTCACGAGACCTTTTTCCTGCGCAAGCTTTTTTACTTCTGGAGAAACACCATGTGCTGTGAAAATAACTGTTCCTTCATCAACACCTTTAAGGATTTCCAGTCGATTTGGACCATCTAAAGTGATAATCCCTTCCTCTTCAAAAGCATCTGTTACATGTTTATTATGAACAATCATTCCTAGTATGAAGATTGGTCTAGGTAATGATTTATCTAATGCCGCGTTTTTTGCAATCACCATTG
Encoded here:
- a CDS encoding 4-hydroxy-3-methylbut-2-enyl diphosphate reductase, yielding MEIIKIAPRGYCYGVVDAMVIAKNAALDKSLPRPIFILGMIVHNKHVTDAFEEEGIITLDGPNRLEILKGVDEGTVIFTAHGVSPEVKKLAQEKGLVTIDATCPDVTKTHDLINEKKAEGYQIIYIGKKGHPEPEGAVGVAPEIVHLVETITDVENLNIGSNKIIVTNQTTMSQWDVQHIMEKVQEKYPQTEIHREICLATQVRQEAVAEQAKAADVTIVVGDPKSNNSNRLAQVSIEIAGTKAYRVADVSEIQVEWLLDAKNVAVTAGASTPTPITKEVIAFLEQFDPKDSSTWNRERKVPLQKILPKVKK